The following are from one region of the Mesorhizobium sp. B2-8-5 genome:
- a CDS encoding DUF2865 domain-containing protein, with protein sequence MKGAGLKLTHLMALLAALAGSVVAVTESEAASRACRQLEAELAATRGGGGGPGIVRKYDDAIQRQREQLAKARSRAGDANCGFTLFSRNVSQCAAINASIQRMNANLDTLQAKRERLADGGTRRDRSRILAALDANGCRDDEIAPRRAPLREAARDNGGGNLFEQLFGRQDQQLETPDAPDMPDSEVPSDDPGERNIRRVINQPDGMDLPRLGGEFHTMCVRTCDGYFFPMSNAASIGDFERDQKNCESSCPGTEMQVFYSRGMDDDSGSMTSSATGQPYSELPTAYLYKQANYSRPPTCGCNAQAGNFTIIGGNPPNPEQSRPDGEAAPFIPVPASKPDPGADPETLANTEGGLDQDAIKRLITKVPVSPVSALPPDQRKVRVVGPAFLPDPSAAIDLKAPAPKSAR encoded by the coding sequence ATGAAAGGCGCGGGGTTGAAGCTGACCCACCTGATGGCGCTGCTTGCAGCGCTTGCAGGCTCGGTCGTCGCCGTGACCGAGTCCGAGGCGGCCTCGCGCGCTTGCAGGCAGCTCGAAGCCGAACTCGCCGCGACACGCGGTGGCGGCGGAGGGCCGGGCATCGTGCGCAAATATGATGATGCCATCCAGCGCCAGCGCGAGCAGCTTGCCAAGGCCCGCAGCCGGGCGGGCGACGCCAATTGCGGCTTCACGCTGTTTTCGCGAAATGTCAGCCAATGCGCGGCGATCAATGCCTCGATCCAGCGCATGAACGCCAATCTCGACACGTTGCAGGCCAAGCGCGAGCGGCTGGCCGACGGCGGCACGCGGCGCGACCGCAGCCGCATCCTGGCGGCGCTCGACGCCAATGGCTGCCGCGACGACGAGATCGCGCCGCGCCGCGCCCCGCTTCGGGAGGCGGCCCGCGACAATGGCGGCGGCAATCTGTTCGAGCAGCTTTTCGGCCGCCAGGACCAGCAGCTCGAAACGCCCGACGCCCCCGATATGCCGGACTCGGAGGTGCCTTCCGATGATCCCGGCGAGCGCAACATCCGCCGCGTCATCAACCAGCCGGACGGCATGGACCTGCCGCGACTGGGCGGCGAGTTCCACACCATGTGCGTGCGCACCTGCGACGGCTATTTCTTCCCGATGTCCAACGCGGCTTCCATCGGCGACTTCGAGCGCGACCAGAAAAACTGCGAATCGAGCTGCCCAGGCACCGAAATGCAAGTCTTCTATTCGCGTGGAATGGACGACGACTCTGGCTCGATGACTTCGTCTGCGACCGGTCAACCCTACAGCGAGCTGCCGACCGCCTATCTCTACAAGCAGGCCAATTATTCACGGCCGCCGACCTGCGGCTGCAACGCGCAAGCCGGCAACTTCACGATCATCGGCGGCAACCCGCCCAATCCCGAACAGTCGCGGCCCGACGGCGAGGCCGCGCCCTTCATTCCCGTGCCGGCGTCCAAGCCGGATCCCGGCGCCGATCCGGAAACGCTCGCCAATACCGAGGGCGGGCTCGACCAGGATGCGATCAAGCGGCTGATCACCAAGGTGCCGGTGTCGCCGGTCTCGGCGCTGCCGCCGGATCAGCGCAAGGTCAGGGTCGTCGGGCCAGCGTTCCTTCCCGACCCATCAGCGGCAATAGATCTGAAAGCTCCGGCCCCGAAGTCCGCCCGGTAA
- a CDS encoding NADP-dependent malic enzyme has product MDGESKKTARSDLDEAALFFHKHPTPGKLEIQATKPLGNQRDLALAYSPGVAAPCLEIRDDPATAADYTARANLVGVVSNGSAVLGLGNIGPLASKPVMEGKAVLFKKFAGIDVFDIEIDAPEIERMVETVAALEPTFGGINLEDIKAPECFEVEERLKARMGIPVFHDDQHGTAIIVAAAVLNGLELAGKAISDIKIVTSGAGAAALACLNLLVSLGAKVENIWVTDRFGVAHKGRVEEMDRWKDPYVKDTEARTLADVIPGADVFLGLSAAGVLKPELLRHMAPKPLILALANPNPEIMPEAARAARPDAMICTGRSDFPNQVNNVLCFPYIFRGALDCGASAINEEMKMAAVRAIAALAREEPSDVAARAYSGETPMFGPDFLIPSPFDPRLILRIAPAVAKAACDTGVATRPIADFAAYIDKLNRFVFRSGLVMKPVFSSAKASSAKRVIYADGEDERVLRAAQVVLEEGIAEPTLIGRPHVVEVRLKRYGLRIRPGVDFALINPEDDPRYRHYVDLLIELAGRRGVTTEAARTMVRTDNTVIAALALKRGDADAMVCGLEGRFERHLRNVTLIIGPRAGIKDHDLSTLSMLISQRGIIFLTDTHVSVDPTAEEIAEMTVLAAEEIQRFGIEPKAALLSHSDFGSRDSPSALKMRRAAEILGRIAPGLQCDGEMHADTALSEHLRQRVYPHSRLKGEANLLVFPNLDSANITLTALRAMMDALHVGPILLGTDKPAHILTPSVTSRGVVNMTALAVVEAAHKAQAVVDLG; this is encoded by the coding sequence ATGGACGGCGAGAGCAAGAAAACGGCCCGGTCGGACCTCGACGAGGCCGCCCTCTTCTTCCACAAGCACCCGACGCCGGGAAAGCTCGAAATCCAGGCCACGAAGCCGCTCGGCAACCAGCGCGACCTGGCGCTTGCCTATTCGCCGGGGGTGGCCGCGCCCTGCCTCGAGATCCGCGACGATCCCGCCACCGCCGCCGATTACACCGCGCGCGCCAACCTCGTTGGCGTCGTTTCCAATGGCTCCGCCGTGCTTGGGCTCGGCAATATTGGTCCGCTCGCCTCCAAGCCGGTGATGGAAGGCAAGGCGGTGCTGTTCAAGAAATTCGCCGGCATCGACGTCTTCGACATCGAGATCGACGCGCCGGAGATCGAGCGCATGGTCGAGACCGTCGCGGCGCTCGAACCGACCTTCGGCGGCATCAACCTCGAGGACATCAAGGCGCCTGAATGTTTCGAGGTCGAGGAGCGGCTGAAAGCCCGCATGGGCATCCCGGTCTTCCACGACGACCAGCACGGCACCGCGATCATCGTTGCAGCCGCGGTGCTCAACGGGCTGGAACTGGCCGGCAAGGCAATCTCCGACATCAAGATTGTCACTTCCGGCGCGGGTGCCGCGGCGCTCGCCTGCCTCAACCTTCTGGTCTCGCTCGGCGCCAAGGTCGAAAACATCTGGGTGACCGACCGTTTCGGCGTCGCCCACAAGGGCCGCGTCGAGGAGATGGATCGCTGGAAAGACCCGTATGTGAAGGATACCGAGGCGCGCACGCTGGCCGACGTCATTCCCGGTGCCGACGTCTTCCTCGGCCTTTCCGCCGCCGGCGTGCTGAAGCCGGAGCTGCTGCGGCATATGGCGCCGAAGCCGCTGATCCTGGCTTTGGCCAACCCTAATCCCGAGATCATGCCGGAAGCGGCAAGAGCCGCGCGGCCGGACGCCATGATCTGCACCGGGCGCTCGGATTTTCCCAATCAAGTCAACAACGTGCTTTGCTTTCCTTACATCTTCCGCGGCGCGCTCGATTGCGGCGCCAGCGCCATCAACGAGGAGATGAAGATGGCGGCGGTCCGCGCGATCGCCGCCCTTGCGCGCGAGGAGCCATCGGATGTCGCGGCGCGCGCCTATTCCGGCGAGACCCCGATGTTCGGTCCTGATTTCCTGATCCCCTCGCCCTTCGACCCGCGCCTCATCCTGCGCATCGCGCCGGCGGTGGCCAAGGCTGCCTGCGACACCGGCGTCGCGACGCGACCGATCGCCGACTTCGCCGCCTATATCGACAAGCTGAACCGCTTCGTCTTCCGCTCCGGCCTGGTGATGAAGCCGGTGTTCTCCTCGGCCAAGGCTTCAAGCGCCAAGCGTGTCATATATGCCGACGGCGAGGACGAGCGCGTGCTGCGCGCGGCGCAGGTGGTGCTGGAGGAAGGCATCGCCGAACCGACCCTGATCGGCCGCCCGCATGTGGTGGAGGTCAGGCTGAAGCGCTACGGCCTGCGCATCCGGCCGGGCGTCGATTTCGCCCTGATCAACCCGGAGGACGATCCGCGCTATCGCCACTATGTCGACCTCCTGATCGAACTGGCCGGCCGCCGCGGCGTGACGACGGAAGCGGCCCGCACCATGGTGCGCACCGACAACACGGTGATCGCGGCCCTGGCGCTGAAGCGCGGCGACGCGGACGCCATGGTCTGCGGCCTCGAAGGCCGCTTCGAGCGGCATCTGCGCAATGTCACGCTGATCATCGGGCCGCGCGCCGGCATCAAGGATCATGACCTGTCGACGCTGTCGATGCTGATCTCGCAGCGTGGCATCATCTTCCTCACCGACACACATGTCTCGGTCGACCCGACCGCGGAGGAGATCGCCGAAATGACGGTGCTGGCGGCGGAGGAAATCCAGCGCTTCGGCATCGAGCCGAAGGCAGCGCTTCTGTCGCATTCGGATTTCGGCTCGCGCGATTCCCCGAGCGCGCTGAAGATGCGCCGCGCGGCGGAAATCCTCGGCCGCATCGCGCCCGGCTTGCAGTGCGACGGCGAAATGCATGCCGATACAGCACTTTCGGAGCATCTGCGCCAGCGCGTCTATCCGCATTCCAGGCTGAAGGGCGAAGCCAATCTGCTGGTCTTCCCGAACCTCGATTCGGCCAACATCACGCTGACGGCGCTGCGCGCCATGATGGACGCGCTGCATGTCGGGCCGATCCTGCTCGGCACGGACAAGCCCGCGCATATATTGACGCCGTCGGTGACCTCGCGCGGCGTCGTCAACATGACCGCGCTAGCCGTGGTCGAGGCGGCGCACAAGGCGCAGGCGGTGGTCGATCTGGGTTAG
- the gltX gene encoding glutamate--tRNA ligase, with the protein MTVTVRFAPSPTGRIHIGNARTALFNWLFAMNNKGRFIQRFDDTDIARSKQEYADSILYDLHWLGIFPDVTEYQSRRFEIYDAAVERLKAGRVLYACYETPEELDLRRKVRRTRGLPPVYGREALTLTPEQVAEYQSDGRRPHWRFLLPNFTGDPLQPERTEVHWNDLVRGEETVDLASLSDPVLVREDGTYLYTLPSVVDDIDMGVSHVIRGDDHVTNTGVQIAIFKALGAEPPVFGHHNLLTTVSGEGLSKRTGALSIESLREDGIEPMAVASLAVLVGTSENVTAAHDLNELAGHFDPAATSKSASKFDPDELFVLNRTLIHHMPFEEARDRLIVLGISGDKAEPFWLAVRGNLDRLSDAVAWWRILSEGPQEPAEFSGEDRDFLNQAFDVLPEEPWNGTVWKDWTGKIKEATGRKGKPLFMPLRLALTGRTSGPELSDLLPLMGREGTLARRP; encoded by the coding sequence ATGACAGTTACTGTACGTTTTGCCCCATCGCCGACCGGCCGCATCCATATCGGCAATGCGCGCACCGCGCTGTTCAATTGGCTTTTCGCCATGAACAACAAGGGCCGTTTCATCCAGCGCTTCGACGACACCGACATTGCCCGCTCGAAGCAGGAATATGCCGATTCCATCCTGTACGACCTGCATTGGCTGGGCATCTTCCCGGATGTCACCGAATACCAGTCGCGTCGCTTCGAGATTTATGACGCTGCGGTCGAGCGGCTGAAGGCGGGGCGGGTGCTCTATGCCTGCTACGAAACGCCTGAAGAACTCGACCTGCGCCGCAAGGTGCGCCGCACGCGCGGCCTGCCGCCGGTCTATGGCCGCGAGGCGCTGACGCTGACGCCGGAGCAGGTGGCCGAATACCAGTCGGATGGCCGCCGGCCGCATTGGCGCTTCCTGCTGCCCAACTTCACCGGCGATCCGCTGCAGCCGGAGCGCACCGAAGTGCATTGGAACGACCTCGTGCGCGGCGAGGAGACCGTCGACCTCGCCTCGCTGTCGGATCCCGTCCTGGTGCGCGAGGACGGCACTTATCTCTACACGCTGCCTTCGGTGGTCGACGACATCGATATGGGCGTCAGCCACGTCATTCGCGGCGACGACCACGTCACCAACACCGGCGTGCAGATCGCCATCTTCAAGGCGCTCGGCGCCGAGCCGCCGGTCTTCGGCCACCACAATCTGCTCACTACCGTGTCGGGCGAGGGGCTGTCGAAGCGCACCGGCGCGCTGTCGATCGAAAGCCTGCGCGAGGACGGCATCGAGCCGATGGCGGTCGCGTCGCTGGCCGTGCTGGTCGGCACGTCGGAAAATGTCACCGCCGCGCATGATCTCAACGAGCTTGCCGGCCATTTCGACCCGGCTGCGACGTCCAAGTCCGCCTCCAAATTCGACCCGGACGAGCTCTTCGTGCTCAACCGCACGCTGATCCATCATATGCCGTTCGAGGAAGCGCGCGACCGGCTCATAGTGCTGGGCATTTCCGGCGACAAGGCCGAGCCGTTCTGGCTTGCCGTGCGCGGCAATCTCGACCGCCTGTCGGACGCGGTCGCCTGGTGGCGAATCCTGAGCGAGGGTCCGCAGGAGCCGGCGGAATTTTCCGGCGAAGACCGCGATTTCCTCAATCAGGCGTTCGACGTTCTCCCCGAGGAGCCGTGGAACGGCACGGTCTGGAAGGACTGGACCGGCAAGATCAAGGAAGCAACGGGGCGCAAGGGCAAGCCGCTGTTCATGCCGCTGAGGCTCGCCCTTACCGGGCGGACTTCGGGGCCGGAGCTTTCAGATCTATTGCCGCTGATGGGTCGGGAAGGAACGCTGGCCCGACGACCCTGA
- a CDS encoding SDR family oxidoreductase, which produces MDLGIRGKKAIVCASSKGLGRGCAIALAEAGVDLVVNGRNAELVAKTAKDIRDRFGVKVIEVAGDVSKPDVQKAILAACPDPDILVNNNGGPPLRDFRELDRAKILEGVTQNMVTPIELVQAVIGGMAKRGFGRIVNITSLSVYVPIPGLDLSSGARAGLTSFLAGVARTVIDRNVTINSLLPGKLDTDRLRGPHEAGTEEDPAAAAARKARISADVPAKRLGTPEEFGQICAFLCSVHAGYLTGQNIPVDGGLYVSAF; this is translated from the coding sequence ATGGATCTCGGCATTCGCGGGAAGAAGGCCATCGTCTGCGCCTCGAGCAAGGGACTGGGGCGCGGCTGCGCCATTGCGCTTGCCGAAGCCGGCGTCGATCTCGTCGTCAACGGTCGCAACGCCGAACTGGTGGCCAAGACCGCCAAGGACATCCGCGACCGGTTCGGCGTCAAGGTCATCGAAGTTGCCGGCGACGTGTCGAAGCCGGATGTGCAGAAAGCGATACTCGCCGCCTGCCCAGACCCCGACATCCTGGTCAACAACAATGGCGGCCCGCCGCTGCGCGATTTTCGCGAGCTCGACCGCGCAAAGATCCTCGAGGGCGTTACGCAGAACATGGTCACGCCGATCGAACTCGTCCAGGCGGTGATCGGCGGCATGGCCAAGCGCGGCTTCGGCCGCATCGTCAACATCACCTCGCTGTCGGTCTATGTGCCGATCCCCGGCCTCGACCTGTCGTCCGGCGCGCGCGCCGGCCTGACCTCGTTCCTCGCCGGCGTGGCGCGCACGGTGATCGACCGCAACGTCACCATCAACAGCCTCTTGCCCGGCAAGCTCGATACCGACCGGCTGCGCGGCCCGCATGAGGCCGGCACCGAGGAAGACCCGGCCGCGGCCGCCGCGCGCAAGGCCCGCATCAGCGCCGACGTGCCGGCAAAACGTCTCGGCACGCCGGAGGAATTCGGTCAGATCTGCGCCTTCCTCTGCTCCGTCCATGCCGGCTACCTCACCGGCCAGAACATCCCGGTCGACGGCGGTCTCTACGTCAGCGCGTTTTGA
- a CDS encoding DUF1287 domain-containing protein, with protein sequence MIPITRRSALQLGLLFLAVPYAMARKATPEAMAKIATPEWTFRLVDAARRQIGVTTLYDPTYTRIPYPGGDVAQDRGVCTDVVIRAYRHAFRLDLQKLVHEDMLADFSAYPKAWGLKSTDPNIDHRRVPNLAVFFERRGASLAVSDDPADYQPGDLVTQMLPGNLTHIAIVSTNRSTEAPERPLVIHNIGRGAREEDTLFVFRRTGHFRFAPA encoded by the coding sequence ATGATCCCGATTACCCGTCGAAGCGCGCTGCAGCTCGGCCTTCTGTTCCTGGCCGTGCCGTACGCGATGGCCAGAAAAGCCACGCCTGAGGCGATGGCGAAGATCGCCACGCCTGAATGGACCTTCAGGCTGGTCGATGCCGCGCGCAGGCAGATCGGCGTCACCACGCTCTACGATCCGACTTACACCCGCATCCCCTATCCCGGCGGCGATGTCGCGCAGGACCGGGGCGTGTGCACGGATGTCGTGATCCGAGCCTATCGCCACGCCTTCCGGCTCGACCTACAAAAGCTGGTGCATGAGGACATGCTGGCCGATTTCTCCGCCTATCCCAAGGCCTGGGGTTTGAAATCGACCGATCCGAACATCGACCACCGCAGAGTGCCCAATCTCGCCGTGTTCTTCGAACGGCGGGGGGCTTCGCTCGCCGTCAGCGACGATCCTGCCGACTATCAGCCGGGCGATCTCGTCACCCAGATGCTGCCCGGCAACCTGACGCATATCGCCATCGTCTCCACCAACCGCTCGACCGAGGCACCGGAACGGCCACTGGTCATCCACAATATCGGCCGGGGCGCCCGCGAGGAGGACACGCTCTTTGTCTTCAGGCGGACGGGGCATTTCCGCTTCGCGCCTGCCTAG
- a CDS encoding vitamin B12-dependent ribonucleotide reductase, whose product MRIERRFTKPDQSAYAEIEFRKALSEIKNPDGSVVFRLDNIDVPAQFSQVAADILAQKYFRKAGVPARLKKVEENDVPSFLWRSVADEAELAKLPEAERYGSETDARQVFDRLAGTWTYWGYKGGYFKSEDDARAFRDELAYMLATQRVAPNSPQWFNTGLHWAYGIDGPSQGHFYVDPFTGKLTKSKSSYEHPQPHACFIQGVQDDLVNEGGIMDLWVREARLFKYGSGTGSNFSMLRGEGEKLSGGGRSSGLMSFLKIGDRAAGAIKSGGTTRRAAKMVIVDADHPDIEDFIDWKVNEEQKVASLVTGSKIVKKHLEAIMKACVNCEGHDDDCFDPALNTALKREIKAAKKDAVPENYIYRVIQFARQGYTSMSFKTYDTDWDSDAYLTVSGQNSNNSVSLKDNFLRAVEADGDWQLTARKDGKVLKTLKARDLWEKIGYAAWASADPGLHFNTTMNDWHTCASAGAIRASNPCSEYMFLDDTACNLASINLLPYRREDGTIDIAAYEHTVRLWTVVLEISVMMAQFPSKEIAKLSYDYRTLGLGYANIGGLLMTSGIPYDSDEGRAICAALTAIMTGVAYSTSAEMAAELGAFPDYDRNAQNMLRVMRNHRRAAYGDKDGYEKLAVNPVPLVAADLKQQALAEHARAAWDRAIELGEEHGYRNAQATVIAPTGTIGLVMDCDTTGIEPDFALVKFKKLAGGGYFKIINRAVPEALRTLGYSESQIAEIEAYAVGHGNLNQAPGINPSSLKAKGFSDEKIAALNAALKSAFDIKFVFNQWTLGADWVKETLGFTDEQLGDISFEMLPALGFSKKDIDAANIHVCGAMTLEGAPFLKAEHLPVFDCASPCGKIGKRSLSINSHILMMAAAQPFISGAISKTINMPNEATVEDAKNAYMLSWKLALKANALYRDGSKLSQPLNASLLADGEDDEDEAVEQLIAAPAAQRAVQVTEKIVERVIERLYRDREKLPNRRKGYTQKAVVGGHKVYLRTGEFDDGRLGEIFIDMHKEGAAFRAMMNNFAIAISLGLQYGVPLDEYVEAFTFTKFEPAGMVQGNDAIKNATSILDYVFRELAVSYLGRHDLAHVDQSDFDKTALGRGITEGKATPFSKGLYRGASPVKLVSAAGSDPKGFGGSGPSTAPARAAPTAFSGSNVLALKPASDEAIAYKRDYEERARELAEDMVEEEAEAAGGAEALFTDAAANEAAEAKKLAATRRQQSLLQGYTGNECSECHNFTMVRNGTCEKCDTCGSTSGCS is encoded by the coding sequence ATGCGCATCGAGCGTCGCTTCACCAAGCCAGATCAGTCTGCCTATGCGGAGATCGAATTCCGCAAGGCTTTGTCGGAGATCAAGAATCCCGACGGCTCGGTGGTGTTCCGCCTCGATAACATCGATGTGCCAGCGCAGTTCAGCCAGGTCGCGGCCGACATCCTGGCGCAGAAATATTTCCGCAAGGCCGGCGTGCCGGCGCGCCTGAAGAAGGTCGAGGAGAACGACGTCCCCTCCTTCCTGTGGCGTTCGGTTGCCGACGAGGCTGAGCTCGCCAAGCTGCCCGAGGCTGAGCGCTATGGTTCGGAAACCGACGCCCGCCAGGTCTTCGATCGCCTCGCCGGCACCTGGACCTACTGGGGTTACAAGGGCGGCTACTTCAAATCCGAGGACGACGCGCGCGCCTTCCGCGACGAGCTCGCCTATATGCTCGCCACCCAGCGCGTCGCGCCGAACTCGCCGCAGTGGTTCAACACCGGCCTGCACTGGGCCTACGGCATCGACGGCCCGAGCCAGGGCCACTTCTATGTCGACCCCTTCACCGGCAAGCTGACCAAGTCGAAGTCCTCCTACGAGCATCCGCAGCCGCATGCCTGCTTCATCCAGGGCGTGCAGGACGATCTCGTCAACGAGGGCGGCATCATGGATTTGTGGGTGCGCGAGGCGCGCCTGTTCAAATACGGCTCCGGCACCGGCTCGAACTTCTCGATGTTGCGCGGCGAAGGCGAAAAGCTGTCCGGCGGCGGCCGCTCGTCCGGCCTGATGAGCTTCCTCAAGATCGGCGACCGCGCGGCGGGCGCCATCAAGTCGGGCGGCACGACGCGCCGTGCGGCGAAAATGGTCATCGTCGACGCCGACCACCCGGATATCGAGGACTTCATCGACTGGAAGGTCAACGAAGAGCAGAAGGTCGCCTCGCTGGTGACCGGCTCCAAGATCGTCAAGAAGCATCTCGAAGCCATCATGAAGGCTTGCGTCAATTGCGAAGGTCATGACGACGACTGCTTCGATCCGGCTTTGAACACCGCGCTGAAGCGCGAGATCAAGGCGGCCAAGAAAGACGCCGTGCCGGAGAACTACATCTACCGCGTCATCCAGTTCGCCCGCCAGGGCTACACCTCGATGTCGTTCAAGACCTACGACACCGACTGGGATTCGGACGCCTACCTCACCGTCTCCGGCCAGAACTCCAACAATTCGGTGTCGCTGAAGGACAACTTCCTGCGCGCCGTCGAGGCCGATGGCGACTGGCAGCTTACCGCCCGCAAGGACGGCAAGGTGCTGAAGACGCTGAAGGCGCGGGATCTGTGGGAAAAGATCGGCTACGCCGCCTGGGCTTCCGCCGATCCGGGCCTGCATTTCAACACGACGATGAACGACTGGCACACCTGCGCTTCCGCCGGTGCGATCCGGGCCTCCAACCCGTGCTCGGAATACATGTTCCTCGACGACACGGCCTGCAACCTCGCCTCGATCAACCTTTTGCCCTACCGCCGCGAAGACGGCACGATCGACATCGCCGCCTACGAGCACACCGTTCGCCTGTGGACCGTCGTGCTCGAAATCTCGGTGATGATGGCGCAGTTCCCGTCCAAGGAGATCGCCAAGCTCTCCTACGACTACCGCACGCTCGGCCTCGGCTACGCCAATATCGGCGGCCTGCTGATGACCTCGGGCATCCCTTACGACTCCGACGAGGGCCGCGCGATCTGTGCAGCGCTCACCGCCATCATGACCGGCGTCGCCTATTCGACCTCGGCCGAGATGGCCGCCGAGCTCGGCGCCTTCCCGGACTATGACCGCAACGCACAGAACATGCTGCGTGTCATGCGCAATCACCGCCGCGCCGCTTACGGCGACAAGGACGGCTACGAGAAGCTCGCCGTCAACCCGGTGCCGCTGGTCGCCGCCGACCTGAAGCAGCAGGCTTTGGCCGAGCATGCCCGCGCTGCCTGGGACCGCGCCATCGAGCTCGGCGAGGAGCATGGCTACCGCAACGCGCAGGCGACCGTGATCGCGCCGACCGGCACGATCGGTCTGGTCATGGATTGCGACACCACCGGCATCGAGCCCGACTTCGCGCTGGTGAAGTTCAAGAAGCTCGCCGGCGGCGGCTATTTCAAGATCATCAACCGCGCCGTGCCGGAAGCGCTCAGGACGCTGGGCTACTCCGAAAGCCAGATCGCCGAGATCGAGGCCTACGCGGTCGGCCACGGCAATCTCAACCAGGCGCCCGGCATCAACCCGTCCTCGCTCAAGGCCAAGGGCTTCAGCGACGAGAAGATCGCGGCGCTGAATGCCGCGCTGAAGTCGGCCTTCGACATCAAGTTCGTGTTCAACCAGTGGACGCTCGGCGCCGACTGGGTGAAGGAGACGCTCGGCTTCACCGACGAGCAGCTCGGCGACATCTCCTTCGAGATGCTGCCGGCTCTCGGCTTCTCGAAGAAGGACATCGACGCCGCCAACATCCATGTCTGCGGTGCCATGACGCTCGAAGGCGCGCCCTTCCTCAAGGCCGAGCATCTGCCGGTGTTCGATTGCGCCAGCCCCTGCGGCAAGATCGGCAAGCGCTCGCTCTCGATCAACAGCCACATCCTGATGATGGCGGCCGCGCAGCCCTTCATCTCGGGCGCCATTTCCAAGACCATCAACATGCCGAACGAGGCGACGGTCGAGGACGCCAAGAACGCCTATATGCTGTCGTGGAAGCTGGCGCTGAAGGCGAACGCGCTTTATCGCGATGGCTCGAAGCTGTCGCAGCCGCTCAATGCCTCGCTGCTCGCCGACGGCGAGGACGACGAGGACGAGGCGGTCGAGCAGCTGATCGCCGCGCCTGCCGCACAGCGCGCCGTCCAGGTGACGGAAAAGATCGTCGAGCGCGTCATCGAGCGGCTCTACCGCGACCGCGAGAAGCTGCCGAACCGCCGCAAGGGCTACACGCAGAAGGCCGTCGTCGGCGGCCACAAGGTGTATCTCAGGACCGGCGAATTCGACGACGGCCGCCTGGGCGAGATCTTCATCGACATGCACAAGGAAGGCGCCGCCTTCCGCGCGATGATGAACAACTTCGCCATCGCCATCTCGCTCGGCCTGCAATATGGCGTGCCGCTCGATGAATATGTCGAGGCCTTCACCTTCACCAAGTTCGAGCCGGCCGGCATGGTGCAGGGCAACGACGCCATCAAGAACGCGACGTCGATCCTCGACTATGTGTTCCGCGAGCTTGCCGTCTCCTATCTCGGCCGCCACGACCTCGCCCATGTCGACCAGTCGGACTTCGACAAGACCGCGCTCGGCCGCGGCATCACCGAAGGCAAGGCGACGCCCTTCTCCAAGGGCCTCTATCGCGGCGCCTCGCCGGTGAAGCTGGTGTCGGCTGCTGGCTCAGACCCGAAGGGTTTCGGCGGCTCGGGGCCGTCGACCGCCCCTGCCCGCGCGGCGCCCACCGCCTTCTCAGGCTCCAACGTGCTGGCGCTGAAGCCGGCCAGCGACGAGGCCATCGCCTACAAGCGCGACTATGAGGAGCGCGCCAGGGAACTGGCCGAGGATATGGTGGAAGAGGAAGCCGAGGCCGCCGGCGGCGCGGAAGCCCTCTTCACCGACGCTGCCGCCAACGAGGCCGCCGAGGCGAAGAAGCTCGCCGCGACAAGGCGCCAGCAGTCGCTGCTCCAGGGCTACACGGGCAACGAATGCTCCGAGTGCCACAACTTCACCATGGTGCGGAACGGCACCTGCGAGAAGTGCGACACGTGTGGGTCGACGAGCGGGTGCAGCTGA